A genomic region of Streptomyces sp. R33 contains the following coding sequences:
- a CDS encoding winged helix-turn-helix domain-containing protein, with translation MLIADQLGVSLSIRGVWELLRRHGWSCQQPARRAVERDDAAVAGWVKETWPQAKPPRRRSGHGWSSRTRPPSR, from the coding sequence ATGCTGATCGCGGACCAGCTGGGGGTGTCGTTGTCGATCCGCGGAGTGTGGGAGTTGCTGCGGCGGCACGGCTGGTCGTGTCAGCAGCCTGCGCGGCGGGCAGTGGAACGGGACGATGCGGCGGTGGCCGGCTGGGTGAAGGAGACCTGGCCCCAGGCAAAGCCACCGCGGCGGCGCTCGGGGCATGGCTGGTCTTCGAGGACGAGGCCGCCGTCTCGATGA
- a CDS encoding SMI1/KNR4 family protein has protein sequence MDDSIWVGVRERVQSLIAAPAGDRVFGAIGHKFFLEDPLTPAELADLEGQMGVSLPGEYRDFLLWVGAGGAGPSYGVYPVRLIQGRWRWEGDGADLADLSRLAKPFPREGADPEAVQSLLAEHPEEEDFEDIEDFDDAIEAWEERWEPVMWSADRTVGAVVISTLGCAAREWLIISGPERGRIWSDNRADDEDLKPLLDEHDAPMTFTRWYLTWLERAERQLAPVPAAD, from the coding sequence ATGGATGACTCGATATGGGTGGGGGTGCGGGAGCGGGTGCAATCCCTCATTGCCGCGCCGGCCGGTGATCGTGTTTTTGGCGCAATCGGGCACAAGTTCTTCCTTGAGGACCCTTTGACCCCGGCAGAGCTGGCCGACCTCGAAGGTCAGATGGGTGTGTCGCTGCCCGGGGAGTACCGCGACTTCCTCCTCTGGGTGGGCGCCGGAGGTGCCGGGCCCTCGTATGGGGTGTATCCGGTACGACTCATTCAGGGTCGCTGGCGGTGGGAGGGGGATGGAGCCGATCTGGCTGACCTATCCCGTCTGGCCAAGCCCTTTCCGCGTGAAGGTGCCGATCCTGAAGCTGTCCAGTCGCTGCTGGCCGAGCACCCCGAAGAAGAGGACTTCGAGGACATCGAGGACTTCGATGACGCTATTGAGGCATGGGAAGAGCGCTGGGAACCCGTGATGTGGTCGGCGGACCGCACTGTCGGCGCGGTCGTGATCTCAACGCTGGGGTGTGCCGCCCGCGAGTGGTTGATCATCAGCGGCCCGGAGCGTGGGCGAATCTGGTCCGACAACAGGGCGGATGACGAGGACCTGAAGCCGCTCCTCGATGAGCACGATGCTCCGATGACTTTCACCCGCTGGTATCTGACGTGGCTTGAGAGGGCGGAACGTCAGCTGGCACCAGTCCCCGCGGCGGACTGA
- a CDS encoding VOC family protein, whose protein sequence is MDMKLEVVVVPVSDVDRAKDFYTRLGWRLDADVAPDETFRVVQVTPPGSPASVIFGTSVTSQTPGSAQGLHLVVDDINAAREELKRLGAEPSEVFHDAGGVFHHAGTEARVPGPDPQRTSYGSFLSFSDPDGNGWLLQEITTRLPGRLDPAATTFASAEDLASALRRAAAAHGEHEARIAAADENWPDWYARYMVREQAGTELPS, encoded by the coding sequence ATGGACATGAAACTCGAAGTCGTAGTGGTGCCGGTGTCCGACGTCGACCGGGCCAAGGACTTCTACACGCGGCTCGGCTGGAGGCTGGACGCGGACGTCGCCCCGGACGAGACCTTCAGGGTGGTGCAGGTGACGCCACCCGGCTCGCCGGCATCGGTCATCTTCGGCACCTCGGTCACCTCCCAGACGCCCGGCTCGGCCCAGGGCCTGCACCTGGTCGTGGACGACATCAACGCTGCACGCGAGGAGCTGAAACGGCTCGGCGCCGAGCCGAGCGAGGTGTTCCACGACGCCGGCGGCGTCTTCCACCACGCCGGGACGGAGGCCCGGGTGCCGGGGCCGGATCCCCAGCGCACGAGCTACGGCTCGTTCCTGTCATTCAGCGACCCGGACGGCAACGGCTGGCTGCTCCAGGAGATCACCACACGGCTCCCGGGACGCCTCGACCCCGCGGCCACGACGTTCGCCTCGGCCGAGGACCTGGCGAGCGCGCTGCGCCGTGCCGCGGCCGCACACGGGGAGCACGAGGCACGCATCGCTGCGGCGGACGAAAACTGGCCCGACTGGTACGCCCGGTACATGGTCCGGGAGCAGGCGGGGACCGAACTGCCGTCGTGA
- a CDS encoding alpha/beta fold hydrolase has protein sequence MVGTGGTAVPLNLGSPLKDWVFDEDLSPYRAMSAKAAVTAAIGGIHGYELPDVVREDYLASYTGQRFADQLPYVRAHPAEMPVLGELLPRLETPVQILAGRNDAVVPPENAEYLDLHLPNSKLDLIDVGHFAWEEGADAYADVVTRWWEAN, from the coding sequence GTGGTGGGCACCGGAGGGACGGCAGTCCCGCTGAACCTGGGAAGCCCCCTGAAGGACTGGGTGTTCGACGAGGACCTGTCCCCCTATCGGGCCATGAGCGCCAAGGCCGCCGTGACCGCCGCGATCGGCGGCATCCACGGCTACGAATTGCCGGACGTCGTGCGCGAGGACTACCTCGCGTCCTACACGGGTCAGCGGTTCGCCGACCAGCTGCCCTACGTCCGCGCGCACCCCGCTGAAATGCCCGTCCTCGGCGAGCTGCTGCCCCGCCTGGAGACGCCGGTCCAGATCCTGGCAGGCCGCAACGACGCGGTCGTACCGCCCGAGAACGCCGAGTATCTGGACCTGCACCTGCCCAACAGCAAGCTGGACCTCATCGACGTCGGCCACTTCGCCTGGGAGGAGGGCGCCGACGCCTACGCCGACGTCGTCACCCGCTGGTGGGAGGCCAACTGA
- a CDS encoding enoyl-CoA hydratase/isomerase family protein, translated as MTFACSSIRTRLEEGVLWATLDAGPLNLLGVDLVRDLVSLVDTLDDDPGDVRVLVIDSASPDYFSAHVDLTAVPQYTAEAAKAGGPGDASLGMFLHRLSRVPVITIAKVRGRARGGGNELALACDMTFASRENAVFGQFECGTGALPGAGGIQHLTRRLGRTRAIEAVAGAADFTADLAERYGWINRALPDAELDGFVEHLAKRIAGFPPQGVRAAKRSINDLTLAEPAHIRSDAATFQALITLPETRERLEHLTHRGLQRAGETERDLGTAVAEFPR; from the coding sequence ATGACCTTCGCCTGCTCCTCGATCCGGACCCGGCTCGAAGAGGGCGTTCTGTGGGCCACCCTCGACGCGGGCCCGCTCAACCTCCTCGGTGTCGATCTGGTGCGTGACCTGGTCTCCCTTGTCGACACCCTGGACGACGACCCCGGCGACGTACGCGTCCTCGTCATCGACAGCGCCTCGCCGGACTACTTCTCGGCGCACGTGGATCTCACCGCGGTCCCGCAGTACACCGCGGAGGCGGCCAAGGCCGGCGGCCCCGGTGACGCCTCGCTCGGCATGTTCCTGCACAGGCTGTCGCGCGTCCCCGTGATCACCATCGCCAAAGTGCGCGGCCGTGCCCGCGGCGGCGGCAACGAACTCGCACTGGCCTGCGACATGACCTTCGCATCGCGCGAGAACGCGGTCTTCGGCCAGTTCGAGTGCGGGACCGGCGCCCTTCCCGGCGCGGGCGGCATCCAGCACCTGACCCGGCGGCTCGGCCGCACTCGCGCCATCGAGGCCGTCGCAGGAGCGGCCGATTTCACCGCCGACCTCGCCGAGCGCTACGGCTGGATCAACCGTGCCCTGCCCGACGCCGAACTGGACGGCTTCGTCGAGCACCTGGCCAAGCGCATCGCCGGATTCCCGCCCCAGGGGGTCCGGGCCGCCAAGCGCTCGATCAACGACCTCACGCTGGCGGAGCCCGCGCACATCCGCTCCGACGCCGCCACCTTCCAGGCCCTGATCACCCTGCCCGAAACCCGCGAGCGCCTGGAGCACCTGACCCACCGAGGACTCCAGCGCGCGGGCGAGACCGAACGCGACCTCGGCACGGCCGTGGCGGAGTTCCCCCGTTGA
- a CDS encoding IS5 family transposase (programmed frameshift) encodes MTDLVERLVPDELWVLFRRVVPPTEVIRPQGGGRRRAGDREALAAIIFVATSGCTWRQLPPVFGPSWQTVYRRFAQWSRARVWARLHRVILDELGARGDLDWSRCAIDSVSLRAAKGGHLTGPNPTDRGKPGSKIHLITDRNGLPISLGISSANMHDSLGLEPLVRGIPPIRSRRGPRRRRPAKLHADKGYDYPHLRRWLRKRGIRHRIARKGIESSMRLGRHRWVVERTVSWLAGCRRLHRRYERKAEHFLAFVGIAAALICHRRLTK; translated from the exons ATGACGGACTTGGTTGAGCGGCTGGTGCCGGATGAGTTGTGGGTCCTGTTTCGGCGGGTGGTGCCGCCGACTGAGGTGATACGCCCGCAGGGCGGGGGCCGACGGCGGGCGGGTGACCGCGAGGCGCTGGCGGCAATCATCTTCGTGGCGACGTCGGGCTGCACGTGGCGGCAGCTCCCGCCGGTGTTCGGCCCGAGCTGGCAGACGGTCTACCGACGCTTCGCCCAGTGGAGCAGGGCCCGTGTCTGGGCTCGGCTCCACCGAGTGATCCTCGACGAACTCGGAGCTCGAGGCGATCTGGACTGGTCGCGGTGCGCGATCGACTCGGTCAGTCTCAGGGCTGCAAAAGGGGGCCACT TGACAGGACCGAATCCGACCGACCGCGGCAAGCCGGGATCGAAAATCCACCTGATCACCGACCGGAATGGACTGCCGATCTCGCTGGGGATCTCGAGCGCCAACATGCACGACAGTCTCGGCCTTGAACCGCTCGTGCGCGGGATCCCGCCCATCCGGTCCCGCCGCGGCCCACGGCGACGAAGGCCGGCGAAGTTGCACGCCGACAAGGGTTACGACTATCCCCATCTGCGTCGATGGCTACGCAAACGCGGCATCCGCCATCGCATCGCGCGCAAGGGGATCGAGTCCTCAATGCGGCTCGGCCGACACCGCTGGGTCGTTGAGAGAACCGTGTCCTGGCTCGCCGGCTGCCGTCGGCTCCACCGCCGATACGAGCGCAAGGCCGAACACTTCCTCGCCTTTGTTGGCATCGCCGCTGCCCTGATCTGCCACCGCCGCCTCACCAAATGA